The genomic region gcCTCTAGTTGCTTACCTGTAGCTTTTGAGCATTCGTTGTTTAAAATTCCAGCCGAAAAATCCGTTGAGTTTACTATATTCTGGATCCCGGCGTCGCATATATCACATAATTGGTACAATTGTGAAGGTCTGTTAGACGGGATCAAGAAATGTACTTCGGGATTTGGAGTTATAACTTCATTGGAAAGTTCTCCATAGGTCTTCTCCTTATCTATATTAAGTTCTTGACCAAGATTTTCTGAGTTTGACAGTGAGCGTCTTCCTGTCTTCCATGAAATTGTTCTATAGTGTGGATCTCTAAAATCAATGGtctgaaaaaattaataaatcaaacTGGATACTTGATAGAATCTAGAGTTTCTATCCTTTCTGGGATCATATCCTAGTTTACACATACATCCTCTCCATGGACCATCTAAATACTCTTATTACAAACTCTTTACCTGAGAATATATAACAGATTCTTGAAAATGATGTTCTCTTCTTCCAGTTGGAGTATCCTGTGGGTAAAAACTCGTCCAACGCACTTCTCAACcataattttcttttattaaaCAAGTTTTCCAAATAACTCATCAACGTTGGGTCTAAAAATTTTGGTTCTAGATTTAATTACCTGGAGATGGTAGAGCAAGATTTAGTGGAGTTAGTGGTACATTTACATCTTCAAAACGAGCTACTGAACTGAATATTGAGCCAGAAGAGTATTTTTTCACTTTCTGGCTCGTGGAAGATGTAGACCCACTTGACAAACTCTTATTAAACAATTGGTCTATCATATCGATTTTGGTGAAAATTGGTGGAGGGATATTTGGAACATTCGAAACTAGTTTTTCTCCAACCAGTTCTCCAGCTACTACAGGTTGTAGACTTAGGTGAAGGAAGTCCGAAGGGTGTGAAAATGAAAAGTAATCTACAACCGGTCCCAACAAATCTATAGTACATTTTCCGGACTTCCAGAGTTTTGCTTTTGCGACTAATTTACAGGGTATATTATCTTCATATGTGTTGGCTGGTACGAAGCTACTTGTTGAGTCAATTCCAAACCTTAATATAAGTTGTTctgaattaaaaataaataaatttataaaaccCATACCTGATTTTTCTCCATTTAAAACCGAGCGTAGACCTTCTTTTCCTCCGATTGCTCTTAGAATCTCATCTCCGTTTGAACTACAATAACATTATATGTAATATCGAAAATACTCGGGAGAAATTACTCCTGGAACGGCCACAACAacaaatttcattaaaatttaattcacATCATGGTTAttcttaaaaataaaaatacagAGTGGAATCAATTATAAAGCATGATATCAAAAATATTCAGGgtaaaattacaaataaaataaaaataaatagacaaatgaaaagaatattatttaaaattaaatataacaatGAAAAAATGtctttaaatattagaattatgtatatttaatCTTTTTGATTCCCCATTTGTCTTGGATGATGTGTATACTTccacaaattattttttcttttacacatttggaTTATTTCTTTCATTTCTATCCCTAAacttatatattttctgttcctaatgttaaaatttaaaatttctaatatGTATGGTTTAATTAACATCTAAaactataatatatttctttaaactattctttttatttaacACATCAATAAAAATACAGATGGAAGGATTTAAGTTTTTAGTAtctattttaatttttaaattaatatctGTTGTTTGTTGTTTAGAAGACCACATTTTGAATTTGACTTACGTTTGTCTTCATAATTCCGAATGTcatttaacatttaaatttgattataaacccgaaataatatacatagCCCGTCATGGACAGTGTACTGGACCAAAAACTGTTGGTAAAATTGTTCTCGATCTTATTGAATTACAAGATGTGCCACCCGGTATATCACAACCACCGttaaagtattttaaaGCAATTTTTAAGGTCGATACTAGAGAATCTAAGGGAACCATATGTCTATTCAAAACAGCTGATGCATCCTCTCCTTTAGATGTGagatttattcaattttatgATGTTTCCTACTTTTATTCAATAGACGATAATAACTATTTGGGAATGATTTTGGATAAATACTTTCAAGAAAATATAGATCTAGTGGTTTCTAATAAGTATGAATATGGAAATCCTACGAACActagtaattttatatcttGTGATGATAAAATGGTTTCATACTTCCATTTAAACAATGTTATAGAACAATCCAAGCCATTTACTGATGTTTTCATATTTCTTTTATTCAAGTCACAGACTACCCATCCTACATTTTTGTACCAAACATCTGTATTTAATCACAGTAATATATTGTCATTTGATCATAAAGTAGTCGACAAGCAAATTATCGCagaaataaaattccaAAATCCAGAATcttttaaacaaaatgaAAATTCTCTGTTTggtgataataaaattttcttaagCGCTCAGTCTACAGAAGATATTGACGGACTCGAATCCAAATGTGGAGGTGAAAACTTACAATGGAGAGTACAAAACTTACCTTATAAAATATCCGATAGTggaattatatttttacttCCATTGGATCTTTATGGGAAAACAGTAAGAATATGTG from Theileria annulata chromosome 1, complete sequence, *** SEQUENCING IN PROGRESS *** harbors:
- a CDS encoding uncharacterized protein (Conserved amino acids present but the matches are not throughout the length of the matching proteins), producing MKFVVVAVPGVISPDSNGDEILRAIGGKEGLRSVLNGEKSEQLILRFGIDSTSSFVPANTYEDNIPCKLVAKAKLWKSGKCTIDLLGPVVDYFSFSHPSDFLHLSLQPVVAGELVGEKLVSNVPNIPPPIFTKIDMIDQLFNKSLSSGSTSSTSQKVKKYSSGSIFSSVARFEDVNVPLTPLNLALPSPDPTLMSYLENLFNKRKLWLRSALDEFLPTGYSNWKKRTSFSRICYIFSDGPWRGCMCKLGYDPRKDRNSRFYQTIDFRDPHYRTISWKTGRRSLSNSENLGQELNIDKEKTYGELSNEVITPNPEVHFLIPSNRPSQLYQLCDICDAGIQNIVNSTDFSAGILNNECSKATGKQLEAKIYLKAGILRPLSRK